ACAAGGATGCAGACCAACTGCTATTGTCAGCTCGAAGGTAGGTGACCTATTTTTAGGATTTAAATATCTTATAATGTATGCAAACACTTGAACCATAACGAGGAGATGGCATTATGTCATGAAATGTTTATCGATCTGCATTTGTAACCCTCGGATGATATACAAACTAAAAAACAAGTGAATGGACATCAAAGTACTGTTATCGGAAAATATTCAAAGGAATACAAAGCATTACTGATGTTTTCATTTTATTGTGAACTCCAGGAGATTTTTGATGCTAATCATGTAGTTTACAAGGTCATACATGTTATGATATTCACCTACAAGGTCTTGAGGGTTAGTGCATTTGTTAGGTCTTGTATTTAGTACCCGAATCCTAATTAATTTATCCTTGATGAGTCCCCCATATGACAAACATGAATCTGAAACAGTTAACAGTACTTCAACATCAAGAACTGGCGTGGAACTCAGTAGACAATATGTTACATTAAGCTGATTAGTATAAGGCAAGCTAGTTAAGCTACACATTGTGCTAAATGGCAATGTACATCGAATCAAGTATCTACAGTGTATGCCTAGTACCATAAGTCtgcaaaatattaataaatgtGATGAAAGATAGCCTATTCTTTTGCCATGTGGTACTTGTCTGTGCTGTATTCACTGTACACTCTGGAACTTCCAGTTCTTTGTGTGCTTGATGACACAAATGAAAGAACTTGCTAATTGTTTCTGATGAAATTACAGAATTGGTCAGGAAACCCTAATGGAGGAGAATTTAGCTGACGATGACGTTGAAATTGAACTGGCACCCATTGCTGTTCAACTTGCATATGTTCAACAGGTGAAATTATTGTATTAACATGATTTCGGCTTTTCCTTTTGCCATGATGTATTGCAAGTACATGAATATTTGTTACTCCAGATTCTAGGAAACACACAAGAAGCTATTGCTTCTTATACCAACCTTGTGAAAAGTAATTTGGCAGATGAGTCATCACTTGCTGTGGCAATAAATAACCTCATTGCTCTAAGAGGTCCTAAAGATGTCTCCGATGGCCTAAGGAAACTTGATAAGCTAATAGAGAAAAGTGATGGACCACAAAAGTTTCAGCTTGCTCATGGATTGGACTTGAAGCTCTCTCAAAAGCAAAGGGAAGCTATATACACCAATAGGGTGCTACTGCTACTTCATTCTAATAAGATGGATCAGGTAATCAATCTGAAACcttttttaacattttattttgtttctgtttttttctttttcaaggtTAAAGACAATGTACAACAAGGAGAAGACACCAAATTGCAGCTGGTTATTCCATATTCTCCTTTAGGTGTTTAATTTAATTCATGGATTATTATAGGTTCGAGAAGTTGTTGCAGTTCTACCCGAGTTGTTCCCTGGGAGCTTGATGCCAGTACTTCTTCAAGCTGCTGTACATGTGCGAGAGAACAAAGCTGGTAAAGCCGAAGAAATACTAGGACAGTTTGCAGATAAGTTTCCTGACAAGTGCAATGTAATCCTGCTTGCAAGGGCACAGGTTGCTGCCGCTGCTGGCCACCCTCAGATTGCAGCCGAGTCCCTAGCGAAAATTGCTGACATTCAGCACAAACCTGCAACTGTTGCCACCATTGTTTCTCTCAAGGAAAGGGCTGGAGACATTGATGGTGCTGATGCTGTGTATGATTCGGCAATCAGATGGTGGTCAAATGTGATGACTGAAAACAATAAGCTCAATATCATCATGCAGGAGGCTGCTGCTTTTAAGTTGAGGCATGGAAGAAAGGAGGAGGCAGCATGCCTATATGAGGAACTTGTGAAAAGCCATGGAAGTATTGAGGCTTTGGTTGGGTTGATCCGGACTGCTGCCGATGGAGATGTAGAGAAAGCAGAATCTTATGAGAAACAACTAAAACCACTACCCGGTTTAAAATCTATTGATGTCGATAGTTTGGAGAAAACTTCAGGTGCAAAGCATGTTGATACTGTTCCTAATGTTGGTGCTGCTGAAGCCAAGAGTAAAGATAAGgcaaagaaaaaaaggaaaagaaagccGAAATACCCAAAAGGCTTTGACCCAGCCAATCCAGGGCCTACACCTGATCCAGAGAGGTGGCTTCCGAAAAGGGAAAGGTCTAGTTACAGAccaaagagaaaggataagagaGCAGCTCAAATTAGAGGTTCTCAGGGAGCAGTGGCTAAAGTGGCAGCAGTTAGTAATGAtacaaaatcaaaccaaccagCCAATACCAAAGGAGCCTCTCAGAATGCAAGCACCGAACACTCCAAGCCTTCATCGAAATCAAGAAAGAAATCTCGGAAGTAATCAGAGAAGCCTTCATCATTTCTTGGTTGAGGTTTCCGGGTGCCTTTAGAGTCTCTGTTTCAAAACTCCATCTGATCCGAGCAGTAGTCATACAAATAATTCTGCTTGGTCTGAACTATAAGGTATGGATAATGAAGTCATGGATGAGTCTCGTTTGTGACATTTTTGCTCGGACTTGCCATTTTGGAGGcacttaatttttaatgattcatTATTCAAACTTAAGTCTTTGGACTTGTTGTTTGCTTCTCCGTTTGTAGGAAGTTTGAGTTAAAACTCTGTCGATTTTACGAGACTGACTTCCATCACGGTGAAGTTGACAAAATGAGCTTTAAATCTGTGTATGTGAAAACTGGGAGAGGTCTTCTCAGTGCATTGCCATAGCAACGCAAAACTAAGGACAGTAATAGCCAAGTAAATTGAAAAGAAAGTAGCAATAACAAGAGATAAGTGTACTATTTTGACTGCAAATTTGACAATTTAATAATGCaaattcttcttctctttttggcAAGTTTCTCCATAATGGTTTAAACATAAAGTCTCCACTTCTAGCTTGGGGGTCAAAGGTTCGAGAAACATTAAGAAACTCAAAAGCAAATCttaatataaattatttcattaaaaataaaataaattatttttaaatacaaaaatatataataactatttaaaacaaattaattagTAAAAGTTCATCATATTAATTGAGATTTAAGAAGTATCAGAGAAAGTTATCTTATGTGTGCAGATAGATGAACATACCAAATATTTAGTGAAATAGTTCAGCTGTGTGTATGGGTGACTctttatactatatatatatatatatatatatatatatatatatatatatatatataaagtttgaAGATCGTATATATTTAATTGAGATGGAcgtaaaagattaaaaataaaaggaaacgTATCATATGCCCACCCAGCCCCACTCCTCTCTCCCCCACTCCATATTTCCAAGTTGACACTcacttcttcattttttattttttcttcttctcgtCCCATTTTTCTCTCATCTACAACTTCCATGGCGGATCAGCTTACAGATGATCAGATCTCTGAGTTCAAGGAAGCCTTCAGCCTTTTCGACAAAGATGGAGATGGTCAGCTCTTCATGACTATGCCTTACATTCTTTTTTCATACACCCAAatttttatttccatttttttgaagaaaaaatgagTCTTTATTCACTCTGAAGATACCCAAATGGATAAATCTtgaattgttttatttttgtctcatatttatgtgtttatttTTCTGGGTCTTGCCTAAAATTTTGATCCAAGACTTTAGAGTCAATGGGTCGGAGTTATTGTATGTGTAGTTGAATTGTTGTATATGTTTATATAATGATTTGAGCTGAAAGAAGTGGATATTTCTTTAACGCGATTGGAAGGGCTAGATCCACATTTAGTGTTGCTCTTTATTGACTAATTTGTGATCTATGATTGATTTGATGTTGAGTGAGGATAAGTGGATCCAATATTGTTAAGTgattgagtttggaatatctTTGAAACCATTGTTTATCCTTCTTGAAAATGAGTGTAAACTTATCATATGGAGACATACAACAAGTGATGTCTCTGGTTCAAATCCCACCagctataaaaaaaaaaagaacactaGCTGATTTCTTCCCATCTATCCTAGCCTTGGAGGACAGAGTTACTTGGTACCTGTTGCTGGTGGGATGTGGGAGGGAGCAAGTATTCCGTGTAATTAGTGGAGGTGTGTGAAAGCTCGCCTAGACACCATagttatcaaaaaagaaaagtgagGTCTGGGGTTTAGGATATACTCATATACACACACAGATGCATATTTGGAAAGATTGTTTCATTCAATATTATATAGTTCAAATGAGGCGATGGATGGGTTCAAGTCCCTCTCTTTCCGTACCTTTGCTTAATTTACTAACAAAAAGGGCGCATATGAATACACCCGCTGCCAAGACCTTGCATCTTTCTATGGTGAGGATGGTGGTTAATTTGTGTCACTAGGTGGAAAACTTACACTGCTTGGAGATGGTCTTTCTATGTTGTTGGAATATATTTGAtaaagatttgatttttttgataaCCAAGAAATCCTTGATTTTAAATAATGGGCTCGCACGTCTACTCATATCCACTTAAACACTAGGCTTTTCTCCTTGACAGGTTTGAAATTGAGATGTTGATAAAGATCTGATTTTGAACCTGGTTTTGCTTCAATTTTTGGTAGAATTAGATGTGAGATTGAAGAAGTTGGTCAACGGGATATGTATTCGTTGATATTGTTAACATGTTTGATTGATTGTTCCTGGGAACTTGAGGATTGATTTGGTTTTGACAAATGGGAAACTTTGCATCAGAATGAAGCTGTTGAAATTGTATTTGGCTCAAAGCAGTTAACATTTCTTAGAAAGGTTGAACCTCTCTTATGTATTTCCTGACTAGGATTCCTGCCATCGATTCTTGATTGTTTCTTTGTTTTGCTTATTGATGGATATAATCAATTTTGTTCAATGTGGTAACTCGTTGGCAACAGGATTGTATGATTCCCATACAACGCTTTAGCTTGTAAGAAAGTTTATGCTAGTCTTTTTGGGAAGATTTTACTCATACAGTAAAGAAACTATGGTCTGACTTGAACCATCTTCAGCACTTTTCCTGAGACATTACTGATGTTCCCtatctatatttatatttatatttatacagcagttagttcttttttttttattaccaTGGTGTCTGGGCCAACTTCGCTCACTTCGACAGGATACTTGCTACCTTCCACCAGCAACAAATATTAGGTAACTCTGTCTACCAAGACTAGAATAAatggaaagaaatcacctagtgttttttcTTTGTTGGGAATTGAATCTGAGTGTGAGACCCATGTCATTGACCACTAAGTCTCATCCTTGGGGTGCTACAGCAGTTAGTTCATTATTTACTTTTGTTGCAGTTACTTTTTCCCAAAGAGAAAGTATATGTACATGCTTATGTTTGCTTTTCTTACCAACTAGCTGATAAATATGTGCTTAGAAAGTTTCAGATTTGGTAGTATTATATAAAGCCAACTTAGTACACCTAAACCTGATCAGCTGCTTTTGGTTGGAGTGACTGCATCTTTTGGTTGAAACAGATTGTAGACGAACCTGATTTCCGGAAGGGGAGATGTGAGAAAAACTACCAACTTGACCCTTAGCTTGAGTATCATATTTGGTTTTCTACTAGAGTCCCCTTTTGGAGGGGAAGGATGGATTGTTAGTGTGAACAATTTAGAAGATATTATTGGAGATCATATATGGTTTGGTTCCATTTGTATACTTTGTGGAATCTGGCATATCTTAACCAAATCCTTTGCATGGGCTTGATGAAAATAGAACTTGGTCTGTCTGATCCcattgaaaatattttccttgtttttccttctttatattttataattttaagtCATGGATGCGGTTAATGATGCGTTAGTTTTGTTCAGCTATTCTCGTTGTTTTGTGCTTGTCTAGAATTTTTCCAGTAGAATGAATaagataataaaagaaaaaacctTTGTAGGTACTGTTGTAAGATTTGTAACACAATATCTATACATTTTTAGTAGTAATTATTGCCAAAAAAATTTCTACAGGTTGCATCACTACTAAGGAGCTTGGAACCGTGATGCGGTCGTTGGGACAAAATCCAACTGAGGCTGAGCTTCAAGACATGATCAATGAAGTTGATGCTGATGGAAATGGAACCATTGACTTCCCCGAGTTCCTTAACTTGATGGCTCGGAAGATGAAAGACACTGATTCTGAGGAGGAGCTCAAGGAAGCTTTCAGGGTGTTTGATAAGGATCAGAATGGATTTATTTCTGCAGCTGAGCTACGCCATGTCATGACAAACCTAGGCGAGAAACTTACAGATGAAGAGGTTGACGAGATGATTCGTGAAGCTGACGTGGATGGTGATGGACAGATCAACTATGACGAGTTCGTCAAGGTCATGATGGCCAAGTGAGAACTGATCAACTCAATTCAGTAATTTTGAACCTTATGACAATTGAGGAtttcatgtttttatttttttttattttgcaagATTAATTTTGTTGATATATCAGATTCTTGTGTATGACTTCTAATGTACGTTGATCGC
This Solanum dulcamara chromosome 1, daSolDulc1.2, whole genome shotgun sequence DNA region includes the following protein-coding sequences:
- the LOC129884760 gene encoding uncharacterized protein LOC129884760: MAPKQKEKPKGSTAEPPVGIEDLFTSLNRHIQRSEYEQGVKVSDQILAAVPGDEDAIRCKVVALIKADSIEEAQVAIQECSRKAPIDLSFFKAYCLYRQNKLDQALESLKGQEGSTASMLLESQILYRLGKMEASVDIYQKLQNSNIDSLEINLVAGLVSAGRASDVQGTLDSLRIKATSSFELAYNTAGSLIERQKYKDADQLLLSARRIGQETLMEENLADDDVEIELAPIAVQLAYVQQILGNTQEAIASYTNLVKSNLADESSLAVAINNLIALRGPKDVSDGLRKLDKLIEKSDGPQKFQLAHGLDLKLSQKQREAIYTNRVLLLLHSNKMDQVREVVAVLPELFPGSLMPVLLQAAVHVRENKAGKAEEILGQFADKFPDKCNVILLARAQVAAAAGHPQIAAESLAKIADIQHKPATVATIVSLKERAGDIDGADAVYDSAIRWWSNVMTENNKLNIIMQEAAAFKLRHGRKEEAACLYEELVKSHGSIEALVGLIRTAADGDVEKAESYEKQLKPLPGLKSIDVDSLEKTSGAKHVDTVPNVGAAEAKSKDKAKKKRKRKPKYPKGFDPANPGPTPDPERWLPKRERSSYRPKRKDKRAAQIRGSQGAVAKVAAVSNDTKSNQPANTKGASQNASTEHSKPSSKSRKKSRK
- the LOC129884772 gene encoding calmodulin isoform X1, with the protein product MADQLTDDQISEFKEAFSLFDKDGDGCITTKELGTVMRSLGQNPTEAELQDMINEVDADGNGTIDFPEFLNLMARKMKDTDSEEELKEAFRVFDKDQNGFISAAELRHVMTNLGEKLTDEEVDEMIREADVDGDGQINYDEFVKVMMAK